The Xiphias gladius isolate SHS-SW01 ecotype Sanya breed wild chromosome 7, ASM1685928v1, whole genome shotgun sequence genome window below encodes:
- the mpzl3 gene encoding myelin protein zero-like protein 3 isoform X2 — MIMTGRRKKPGLEGLLTTAPSLVSSITVSSPAEVHASKGDTVTLSCTFTSTSRPTSKMTVSWSYRPQSGGPPQSFFHFSSRAFPPPHGQFADRIQWQGSPARGEASISLINATLNDNGTYTCSVRNPPDVHGSPTSHTVLTVTPKAPSIRFSDVVVLLAFILLPSAVITLILIGRMLCPKKQRNKSKVYRSPIEVTEGEEYGIHPPGAEVKRATCCDLYLMDLEDEEEYYNLKKGPPIDEGYAQSQC, encoded by the exons ATGATAATGACGGGGCGGCGTAAAAAGCCAGGCTTGGAGGGACTCTTGACAACTG CCCCTTCGCTCGTCTCCTCCATCACAGTGAGTTCTCCAGCAGAAGTCCATGCATCTAAAGGGGATACTGTCACATTGTCATGTACTTTCACTTCCACCAGTAGGCCAACCAGTAAGATGACTGTCAGCTGGTCTTATAGGCCCCAGAGCGGAGGGCCACCACAGTCA TTTTTCCACTTCTCCTCACGGGCGTTCCCCCCACCTCACGGTCAGTTCGCTGATCGTATCCAGTGGCAGGGAAGCCCAGCGCGTGGGGAAGCCTCCATCTCTCTGATCAATGCCACGTTGAACGATAATGGGACCTATACATGCTCAGTCAGAAACCCTCCTGATGTCCATGGGTCCCCAACTTCACACACTGTCCTCACCGTCACACCAAAGG CCCCCAGCATTCGCTTCTCTGATGTTGTGGTCCTCCTCGctttcatcctcctcccctccGCTGTCATCACTCTCATTCTGATTGGACGGATGCTATGTCCCAAGAAACAGCGCAACAAATCGAAGGTCTACAGATCACCCATAGAGGTCACAGAAGG AGAGGAGTATGGTATTCACCCACCAGGGGCCGAAGTAAAGAGGGCAACATGCTGTGACCTATATTTGATG GACTtagaggatgaggaggaataTTACAACCTAAAAAAGGGGCCTCCCATAGATGAAGGCTATGCTCAGTCTCAGTGCTAG
- the mpzl3 gene encoding myelin protein zero-like protein 3 isoform X1, producing the protein MRRKRPGSAALSAALLLWSLGCLAPSLVSSITVSSPAEVHASKGDTVTLSCTFTSTSRPTSKMTVSWSYRPQSGGPPQSFFHFSSRAFPPPHGQFADRIQWQGSPARGEASISLINATLNDNGTYTCSVRNPPDVHGSPTSHTVLTVTPKAPSIRFSDVVVLLAFILLPSAVITLILIGRMLCPKKQRNKSKVYRSPIEVTEGEEYGIHPPGAEVKRATCCDLYLMDLEDEEEYYNLKKGPPIDEGYAQSQC; encoded by the exons ATGCGTCGAAAGCGCCCGGGAAGTGCGGCTCTGAGTGCGGCTTTGCTGCTGTGGTCGCTCGGTTGTTTGG CCCCTTCGCTCGTCTCCTCCATCACAGTGAGTTCTCCAGCAGAAGTCCATGCATCTAAAGGGGATACTGTCACATTGTCATGTACTTTCACTTCCACCAGTAGGCCAACCAGTAAGATGACTGTCAGCTGGTCTTATAGGCCCCAGAGCGGAGGGCCACCACAGTCA TTTTTCCACTTCTCCTCACGGGCGTTCCCCCCACCTCACGGTCAGTTCGCTGATCGTATCCAGTGGCAGGGAAGCCCAGCGCGTGGGGAAGCCTCCATCTCTCTGATCAATGCCACGTTGAACGATAATGGGACCTATACATGCTCAGTCAGAAACCCTCCTGATGTCCATGGGTCCCCAACTTCACACACTGTCCTCACCGTCACACCAAAGG CCCCCAGCATTCGCTTCTCTGATGTTGTGGTCCTCCTCGctttcatcctcctcccctccGCTGTCATCACTCTCATTCTGATTGGACGGATGCTATGTCCCAAGAAACAGCGCAACAAATCGAAGGTCTACAGATCACCCATAGAGGTCACAGAAGG AGAGGAGTATGGTATTCACCCACCAGGGGCCGAAGTAAAGAGGGCAACATGCTGTGACCTATATTTGATG GACTtagaggatgaggaggaataTTACAACCTAAAAAAGGGGCCTCCCATAGATGAAGGCTATGCTCAGTCTCAGTGCTAG